In one window of Fodinibius salicampi DNA:
- a CDS encoding fatty acid desaturase family protein, translated as MSNVEKVTFNNSTSRAFSKTVKKRVNEYFEENNLSKHANLQMVVKTIVLLTLYFGSYALIMSGQLSLGAMWGLTFLMGVGMAGIGFSVSHDALHGAYSSNKYINRALGFTFDLLGANGYIWKITHNIIHHTYTNIHGHDEDLEVAEFIRLSPHSEFKTIHRIQHILAFFAYSLATFFWVFIKDYKYFLQDDIGPYKNKTHPTSEWVILFVTKAIYYTYMLALPMLFLDITWIHLLIGFTTLHITAGLILGIIFQLAHVVEGTDHPVPDEENMIDEHWMIHEMVTTNNFGRDNKALCWFVGGLNFQIEHHLFPRICSVHYPAISHIVEKTAKEHDIPYNHHDTFFGAVASHYRTLKKFGDPDYSYSEARA; from the coding sequence ATGTCTAACGTTGAGAAAGTAACGTTTAACAATAGTACAAGCCGTGCTTTTAGTAAAACCGTGAAAAAGCGGGTTAATGAGTATTTTGAGGAGAATAATCTCTCAAAGCATGCTAATCTGCAAATGGTAGTAAAAACCATTGTATTACTGACCCTTTATTTTGGATCCTATGCATTAATTATGTCGGGGCAGCTCTCTCTCGGAGCCATGTGGGGTTTAACCTTTTTAATGGGGGTAGGGATGGCCGGTATCGGGTTTTCTGTTTCCCATGATGCGCTGCACGGGGCCTATTCTTCGAATAAATATATTAATCGTGCTTTAGGATTTACTTTCGATCTTCTGGGAGCGAATGGCTATATCTGGAAGATAACCCACAATATAATCCATCATACTTACACAAATATTCACGGACATGATGAGGATCTTGAAGTTGCCGAATTCATCCGCCTCTCGCCCCATTCTGAATTTAAAACGATTCATCGCATTCAGCATATTCTTGCTTTCTTTGCCTATAGTCTGGCTACCTTTTTCTGGGTTTTTATTAAGGACTATAAATATTTTTTGCAAGATGATATCGGTCCCTATAAAAATAAAACCCATCCAACCAGCGAATGGGTGATTCTATTCGTAACGAAAGCCATTTACTATACCTATATGCTGGCTTTGCCGATGCTTTTTCTTGATATTACATGGATTCACCTTCTGATTGGATTTACGACTCTTCATATTACAGCCGGACTCATACTTGGCATAATCTTCCAGCTTGCTCATGTTGTTGAGGGGACCGACCATCCGGTGCCGGATGAAGAAAATATGATTGATGAACACTGGATGATTCATGAAATGGTTACTACAAATAATTTTGGGCGTGATAATAAAGCGTTGTGTTGGTTTGTGGGTGGATTGAATTTTCAGATTGAGCATCATCTCTTTCCAAGGATATGCAGTGTACACTACCCGGCTATCAGCCATATTGTTGAGAAAACGGCAAAGGAGCATGATATCCCTTATAATCATCATGACACCTTTTTTGGAGCCGTGGCATCTCATTATCGCACGCTAAAAAAGTTTGGGGACCCAGATTATTCTTATTCCGAAGCGAGGGCGTGA
- a CDS encoding methylmalonyl-CoA mutase family protein → MSDTSSGKKSLFKEFPPISTEEWEKIIERDLKGANYKKKLRWQTNEGIAPLPFYRRDELDRQHPVSKKNGCKRANSWEIREPIFAKDISSANQSARNALKRGSDALQFHLTLHRTEGLLGGDLQGLPIQNQKGFHQLFDNISIEDTALHFDAGLASPALLGMLWNESKEIASTPKKIKASFSYDPFIYLLSNGHYPKGKKQLSRDILQLAEFTDLRLPNVYPLCIDARTYHNMGGTIVQELGYALAGASEYLTMLTNNGYDVNKASDRLYFSYSIGSNYFLEIAKFRAARLLWKNLLEAYGGNPEHHNIYLHGETSRWNKTLYDPYTNMLRTSTEGMSAAIAGCDSITVLPFDQHFRHNDNFSQRIARNQQLILREEAYLDKVEDPSAGSYYIEKLTDKLGQEAWNIFQEVETEGGLLKAIENGTIQSAIQESQQLRYQAIASRGRIFVGTNQYTNPDDQMAAEIDSDYQTVALNDSDIDIRSDSNNLPEYLAEAFNQGAGIADIASRLFDFGKQHYRIVHTYRGPQAFEELRLATEKHKMTPKVLNLPLGDKNWRKARSAFSANFFGCAGFDIEDPISFENIDAAIKAVKEQQPDIAVICSSDKEYKELVPAIAKEVNSLENQPILVLAGHPQEDLDHYKEAGIDEFIYAKCNVLETLKKFQTKLCIIDN, encoded by the coding sequence ATGAGTGACACATCATCAGGCAAAAAGTCGTTATTTAAAGAGTTTCCTCCCATATCGACTGAAGAGTGGGAAAAAATCATTGAACGTGATTTAAAAGGTGCCAACTATAAAAAAAAGCTCCGCTGGCAAACTAACGAAGGTATTGCCCCTCTTCCGTTTTATCGCCGGGATGAGCTGGACCGACAACATCCGGTCTCGAAAAAAAATGGGTGCAAAAGAGCCAATAGCTGGGAAATTCGAGAACCTATTTTTGCAAAAGATATTAGCTCTGCAAATCAATCGGCCAGGAATGCGCTTAAGCGCGGGTCAGATGCATTACAATTCCATTTGACCCTACATCGTACCGAAGGCCTGCTGGGCGGCGACCTGCAGGGATTACCAATTCAAAACCAAAAGGGCTTCCACCAACTTTTTGATAATATCTCAATTGAAGATACAGCGCTTCATTTTGACGCAGGCCTTGCCTCTCCTGCCCTTTTAGGGATGCTCTGGAACGAGAGCAAAGAAATTGCTTCAACTCCTAAAAAAATTAAAGCCAGCTTTAGCTACGACCCGTTTATTTATCTGCTGTCGAACGGACATTATCCTAAAGGAAAAAAACAGCTTAGCCGCGACATCCTACAACTTGCTGAATTTACCGATCTCAGACTGCCGAACGTATATCCGCTGTGCATAGATGCTCGGACCTATCACAATATGGGGGGCACAATTGTACAGGAACTCGGTTACGCATTGGCAGGAGCTTCCGAATACCTGACGATGCTTACCAACAACGGATATGATGTTAATAAAGCAAGTGATCGTCTCTACTTTAGCTATTCCATAGGATCCAACTACTTTCTGGAGATAGCCAAGTTTCGGGCCGCGCGGCTGCTTTGGAAGAATTTATTAGAAGCTTATGGTGGCAATCCTGAACATCATAATATCTATCTGCATGGTGAAACTTCCCGGTGGAATAAGACACTTTATGACCCCTATACAAATATGCTGCGTACTTCAACAGAAGGCATGTCCGCTGCTATAGCAGGATGTGACTCCATAACTGTACTTCCCTTTGATCAACATTTCCGGCATAATGATAATTTTTCCCAGCGGATTGCCAGGAACCAGCAGCTTATCTTAAGAGAAGAAGCCTACCTGGATAAAGTCGAAGATCCGTCGGCCGGCTCCTATTATATTGAAAAGCTAACCGATAAACTGGGACAAGAAGCCTGGAATATCTTTCAAGAAGTGGAAACTGAAGGCGGTCTGTTGAAAGCTATAGAAAACGGCACCATACAGTCGGCTATTCAGGAATCCCAACAACTCCGGTATCAGGCAATTGCCAGCCGCGGACGTATTTTTGTAGGGACCAATCAGTATACCAATCCCGACGATCAAATGGCTGCTGAAATTGATTCTGATTATCAAACGGTAGCGCTGAACGACTCCGATATAGATATTCGGAGTGATAGTAATAACCTGCCGGAGTATTTAGCAGAGGCCTTTAATCAGGGGGCCGGCATCGCAGATATAGCATCCCGCTTATTTGATTTCGGGAAACAGCATTATAGAATTGTCCATACCTACCGCGGCCCCCAAGCATTTGAAGAACTGCGGCTAGCTACTGAAAAGCATAAAATGACTCCGAAGGTGCTTAACCTTCCACTCGGTGATAAAAATTGGAGAAAAGCCCGATCCGCATTCTCGGCTAACTTTTTTGGTTGTGCCGGTTTTGATATTGAAGATCCCATCAGTTTTGAAAATATAGATGCCGCCATTAAGGCCGTAAAAGAACAGCAGCCGGATATTGCTGTCATCTGTAGCTCCGACAAGGAATACAAAGAACTCGTACCGGCTATTGCGAAGGAAGTTAATAGCCTTGAGAATCAGCCCATTCTGGTATTAGCCGGACATCCACAGGAAGATCTGGATCACTACAAAGAAGCAGGAATAGATGAATTTATTTATGCCAAATGTAACGTACTTGAAACTTTAAAAAAATTTCAGACAAAGCTTTGTATCATTGACAATTAA
- a CDS encoding acyl-CoA dehydrogenase, producing MEQADQPMSPLSNLTEDEKMLQDAARDFAESVIRPKVREMDEKAKLDPDLVQQFFEMGLMGVEIPEAYGGGGGSFFMSIVAIEQISRVDASAGVFMDVQNTLVNNAFLNFGSERIKERYLPQLATEKVGAYCLSEAGSGSDAFALKTTATEEGDYYVLNGSKMWITNANEADIFLVFANINPDAGYKGITAFVVERDFEGFSVSKKENKLGIRASSTCEILLEDCKVPKENILGEVGKGYKVAMETLNEGRIGIGAQMVGVAQGALDATLEYTQEREQFGQTISDFQGVRFQLAKMATDIETARLLVYNAARLKENGKDFLKEAAMAKYHSSEVAENVTSQAIDLFGGYGYVKEYPVEKYYRDAKIGKIYEGTSNMQLNTISKLLLK from the coding sequence ATGGAACAAGCAGATCAGCCAATGTCGCCGCTAAGCAATCTAACTGAAGATGAAAAAATGTTACAGGATGCAGCCCGCGACTTTGCGGAAAGTGTTATAAGGCCTAAGGTTCGGGAGATGGATGAAAAAGCAAAGCTGGATCCTGATTTGGTACAGCAGTTTTTTGAAATGGGATTAATGGGAGTCGAAATTCCTGAAGCCTATGGTGGCGGGGGAGGATCCTTTTTTATGTCTATTGTAGCTATTGAGCAGATTTCCCGGGTAGATGCCTCAGCCGGAGTATTTATGGATGTGCAAAATACCTTAGTCAATAATGCTTTTCTTAACTTTGGAAGTGAACGTATTAAGGAACGCTATCTCCCACAATTGGCTACTGAAAAGGTGGGTGCGTATTGTCTTTCCGAGGCTGGTTCAGGCAGCGATGCTTTCGCTCTCAAAACCACTGCTACAGAAGAGGGGGATTACTATGTGCTGAACGGATCTAAAATGTGGATTACCAATGCTAATGAGGCAGACATTTTTTTAGTATTTGCGAATATTAATCCCGATGCTGGATATAAAGGCATTACGGCTTTTGTAGTTGAACGTGATTTTGAGGGCTTTTCGGTATCCAAAAAAGAAAATAAATTAGGTATACGCGCCAGTTCCACCTGTGAGATTTTGTTGGAGGATTGTAAGGTTCCTAAAGAAAATATCCTTGGTGAAGTAGGAAAAGGATACAAGGTAGCGATGGAAACTCTGAATGAGGGGCGAATAGGCATCGGAGCACAGATGGTTGGTGTTGCCCAGGGTGCATTGGATGCTACTCTTGAATATACTCAGGAACGCGAGCAGTTTGGGCAGACAATTTCTGATTTCCAGGGGGTTCGTTTTCAACTGGCAAAGATGGCTACTGATATTGAGACGGCACGCTTGCTCGTATATAACGCGGCTCGTTTAAAAGAGAATGGGAAGGATTTTCTCAAGGAAGCGGCTATGGCGAAATACCATTCTTCTGAAGTGGCGGAAAATGTGACCTCCCAGGCCATTGACCTGTTTGGAGGATACGGATACGTAAAAGAATATCCCGTAGAAAAATATTACCGGGATGCCAAGATCGGAAAGATTTACGAAGGAACTTCTAATATGCAGCTAAATACCATATCTAAACTTTTATTGAAGTAA
- a CDS encoding PAS domain-containing protein, protein MQSDELKELKGLCKNEQCFNKLKKIVSDLKNQKKEKERHLELLESAIRTDYDSILITDLQLEEPGPEIVYVNEGFCKMTGYSKDEVIGKTPRILQGPKTDRKVLDKLKERLSNGQCFFGQTINYRKDGSTFVNQWDIHPLTDKEGNITHWVSYQHDITERKEAEKQYINTKIEFDELREETHRTLIDVDVQGNIISANKAFRSLIGYKKDELRGIKIWDLLHEKYLTSLKHRFDQADEHAFFNDKEFKGIIKHKSGLPIQVKGTSRLFKLKNETIIRAEVENISLQKKVMETLNKRCHELGEKLESN, encoded by the coding sequence ATGCAGTCGGATGAATTAAAAGAGCTGAAAGGTCTTTGTAAAAACGAGCAGTGCTTTAACAAGCTAAAAAAAATTGTATCTGATCTAAAAAATCAGAAAAAAGAAAAAGAGCGCCACCTTGAGTTATTGGAATCAGCTATACGCACCGACTACGACTCTATTCTAATCACTGATCTGCAGCTGGAAGAGCCGGGCCCTGAAATTGTCTATGTGAACGAAGGGTTTTGTAAAATGACGGGATACTCGAAAGATGAAGTTATTGGAAAAACTCCACGAATTTTACAGGGACCTAAGACGGATCGAAAGGTATTAGACAAGCTTAAAGAACGCTTATCTAACGGGCAGTGCTTTTTTGGCCAGACTATTAATTACCGGAAAGATGGAAGTACATTTGTAAACCAATGGGATATCCATCCGCTTACCGATAAAGAGGGAAATATTACGCATTGGGTTTCATACCAGCATGATATTACGGAACGGAAAGAGGCTGAAAAGCAGTATATAAATACCAAGATTGAGTTTGATGAATTGCGGGAAGAAACCCATCGGACACTAATTGATGTAGACGTACAGGGAAATATTATTTCGGCAAATAAAGCATTTCGATCTCTCATTGGCTATAAAAAAGACGAGCTGAGGGGAATTAAAATCTGGGATTTGTTGCATGAAAAGTACCTGACCTCTCTAAAGCATCGTTTTGACCAGGCCGATGAACATGCCTTTTTTAATGATAAAGAGTTTAAAGGGATTATTAAGCATAAATCGGGTCTTCCTATTCAGGTTAAAGGCACTTCACGTCTATTTAAACTTAAGAATGAAACTATAATCCGGGCAGAAGTTGAGAATATTTCGCTACAGAAAAAGGTTATGGAAACGCTAAACAAGCGATGCCACGAGTTAGGAGAAAAATTAGAGTCCAATTAG
- a CDS encoding SufE family protein produces the protein MSDIQEVQQQIIDEFQALSDWTERYKHIIKQGRTLDPLDDKHKVEENLVRGCQSQVWLHTRLEGDKVIFEADSDAAITKGLVALMVRFYSNQTPDDIIANDPQFIKKIGMEQHLSPTRSNGLASMVKQMKIYAMAYKSKLAEEPTSP, from the coding sequence ATGTCAGATATTCAAGAAGTTCAACAACAGATTATAGATGAGTTTCAAGCCCTGAGTGATTGGACTGAACGCTATAAGCATATTATCAAGCAGGGAAGAACATTAGATCCCTTAGATGATAAACATAAAGTAGAAGAGAATTTAGTACGGGGATGTCAGTCACAGGTATGGCTTCATACCCGCTTGGAAGGGGATAAAGTTATATTTGAGGCGGATAGTGACGCGGCTATCACCAAGGGATTAGTCGCTCTCATGGTTCGTTTTTATTCTAATCAAACTCCCGACGATATTATTGCAAACGATCCCCAATTTATCAAAAAGATAGGGATGGAGCAGCATTTGTCACCCACCCGGTCGAATGGTCTTGCTTCCATGGTTAAGCAAATGAAGATTTACGCCATGGCTTACAAGTCCAAGCTCGCTGAAGAGCCAACCAGTCCCTAA
- a CDS encoding cold-shock protein, which yields MAEREVGTVKWFHNGKGYGFITREEGEDIFVHYSEIEMEGYKKLEEGQEVEFTVAEGDKGLQAQEVIPI from the coding sequence ATGGCAGAACGCGAAGTAGGAACAGTAAAGTGGTTTCATAACGGAAAAGGTTATGGATTCATCACTCGAGAAGAAGGCGAAGACATCTTTGTTCACTATAGTGAAATAGAGATGGAAGGCTATAAAAAGCTAGAGGAAGGTCAAGAAGTCGAATTCACTGTGGCTGAAGGAGATAAAGGCCTTCAAGCTCAAGAGGTAATTCCGATTTAA
- a CDS encoding UvrD-helicase domain-containing protein translates to MPYISDLHVHSHFSRATSKNLNLKSLYQWAKIKGINVVGTGDFTHPEWFSELKEKLQPDGSGFFTLKDPPGDPAIPGIRTKDIDVRFCLTTEISSIYKYGDRIRKNHNLVYAPDLDTVERLNHKLASIGNLEADGRPILGLPSRDLLEIVLDTSERAHLVPAHIWTPWFSTLGSKAGYDSIDNCFRDLSNHLFAVETGLSSDPAMNWKLSALDRFTLISNSDAHSPSKLGREANLLDTELSYDAMFEAFKTGNGFMGTYEFYPQEGKYHHDGHRKCDISFEPQQSMEHDNICPQCGKPLTVGVLHRVEALADRVESQQPTNAADYQYIIPLPEVLGEIEDVGPDTKTVRKKFRRIISAFGNEFTLLHEVPIEDIRKKAGPVLAEAIKRIRNNAVHPQPGYDGVYGVINVFGRGEIERIRGQLGFFSNQNTNQTESNNPESSNIAPAKETKAPATNTPKLNKEQQSVVDATKGATLVKAGPGTGKTHTLIEWLSRQIKENNTPSEITAITFTNKAADEIKDRLLSRVGPQAESISTGTFHALCWRWLQEQFPHLTTVYDASNRKMTLRILFPDLNKTDRNSLFEQLTDFLEFDKDIEPRFKDQVATYRKHLWEQGVIDISDIIHRTLGELKSNRQWRSGLRKRCSILAVDEFQDINPLQYQLVKLLGREQDLLAIGDADQAIYGFRGSDVSLFFRFESDFDARNISLKQNYRSTDSILKAASSLIQHNREHIRNELAAQRTSDHPIFSVGTENPYREADYILNQINRYVGGTESLTTGTHTDSQYSYGFGDIAILFRTNSVGEALFKSLLKSGIPVHFGDGTSFLKEPPFTVVGDLLRLVQQPNDRLILSNILKEVYEWNQKQITSLLQSLTKSQTSLFSKAIKETISQSLFEDLTDLSNIYKKTASLTESNPQLLDAVTTICDHFIEDEKMSKPQQLKKETLLELAAESEGEISRFVERLQLNPYTDAGRLKKQAVHLLTFHSAKGLEFPVVFIAAAEEGVTPILREDTNIEEERRLFYVAMTRAEDELQITHSKERWRFGTKESMQPSRFIDEISKDYITKKVSFLKKSSDSEQNKEEQLGLF, encoded by the coding sequence ATGCCATACATTTCGGATCTTCATGTTCACTCTCATTTCTCCCGGGCTACCAGCAAAAATCTGAATCTTAAGTCACTATACCAGTGGGCAAAAATTAAAGGTATCAATGTGGTTGGAACCGGGGATTTTACTCATCCGGAATGGTTTTCCGAACTCAAAGAAAAGTTACAGCCGGACGGTAGCGGTTTCTTTACGCTAAAAGATCCCCCGGGCGATCCAGCTATCCCGGGCATTCGGACAAAAGATATTGATGTCCGCTTCTGCCTGACAACCGAAATAAGCTCCATTTATAAGTACGGAGACCGGATCCGTAAAAATCATAACCTAGTCTATGCTCCGGATCTGGATACCGTGGAGCGCCTTAATCACAAGCTCGCATCCATTGGAAATTTAGAAGCCGATGGACGCCCTATCCTGGGTCTTCCTTCCCGCGACCTGCTGGAGATTGTTCTGGATACTTCTGAACGCGCTCATCTGGTTCCCGCCCATATCTGGACCCCTTGGTTTTCAACGCTTGGATCCAAGGCGGGCTACGATAGCATTGATAACTGTTTTCGTGATCTTTCCAATCATCTTTTTGCCGTTGAAACGGGGCTTTCGTCCGATCCGGCTATGAATTGGAAGCTTAGCGCCCTTGACCGTTTCACGCTCATTTCCAATTCTGATGCCCACTCTCCCTCCAAGCTGGGGCGCGAAGCCAACCTATTGGATACCGAGCTCAGCTATGATGCTATGTTCGAGGCGTTCAAAACAGGTAATGGATTTATGGGCACCTATGAATTCTATCCGCAGGAAGGCAAGTATCATCACGATGGGCATAGAAAGTGTGATATCTCATTTGAGCCCCAACAAAGTATGGAGCATGATAATATTTGTCCCCAGTGTGGCAAACCACTAACTGTTGGTGTACTTCACCGTGTTGAGGCACTGGCCGACCGGGTGGAATCGCAGCAACCCACGAATGCAGCTGATTATCAATATATCATTCCCCTGCCCGAAGTCTTAGGTGAAATTGAAGACGTAGGTCCCGATACTAAAACCGTCCGAAAGAAATTCCGGCGTATAATTTCAGCATTCGGAAACGAGTTTACCCTGCTCCATGAAGTACCCATTGAAGATATCCGCAAAAAAGCGGGACCTGTATTAGCGGAAGCAATCAAACGTATTCGTAATAATGCAGTTCATCCCCAGCCCGGCTATGACGGGGTATATGGAGTTATCAATGTTTTTGGGCGCGGTGAAATTGAACGCATACGAGGACAACTGGGATTCTTTTCCAATCAGAACACAAACCAAACAGAATCCAATAATCCTGAATCATCAAACATCGCGCCTGCGAAAGAAACAAAGGCACCGGCTACCAACACGCCTAAATTAAATAAGGAGCAACAGTCTGTTGTGGATGCAACAAAAGGTGCAACATTGGTAAAAGCGGGTCCGGGAACCGGCAAAACCCATACTCTCATTGAATGGCTATCCCGACAAATAAAAGAAAACAATACTCCTTCAGAGATTACAGCCATAACCTTTACAAACAAAGCAGCTGATGAAATCAAAGACCGGCTTCTCAGTCGTGTTGGTCCACAAGCTGAAAGCATATCCACTGGTACTTTTCACGCCCTCTGCTGGCGATGGCTACAAGAACAATTCCCCCACCTTACAACAGTTTACGATGCCTCTAACCGAAAGATGACATTGCGAATACTTTTCCCCGATTTAAACAAAACAGATCGTAATAGTCTCTTTGAGCAGTTGACGGACTTTTTAGAATTTGATAAAGATATAGAACCGCGATTTAAAGATCAGGTTGCTACTTATCGCAAACATCTTTGGGAGCAGGGCGTTATAGATATCTCCGACATTATTCACCGTACCCTCGGAGAACTAAAGTCGAACAGGCAATGGCGTTCAGGACTTCGTAAGCGCTGTAGTATATTGGCTGTGGATGAATTTCAGGATATCAATCCCCTGCAGTACCAGCTAGTCAAATTATTGGGCCGGGAACAGGATTTACTGGCCATTGGGGATGCCGATCAAGCTATTTATGGTTTCCGCGGATCCGATGTATCCCTTTTCTTTCGCTTCGAGAGTGATTTTGATGCCCGTAATATTTCGCTTAAACAAAATTACCGGTCAACCGATTCTATTCTGAAAGCAGCATCCTCGCTTATTCAGCATAATAGAGAGCATATAAGAAATGAACTGGCGGCCCAGCGTACATCTGATCATCCCATTTTCAGTGTTGGTACCGAAAATCCCTACCGGGAAGCAGATTATATTCTTAACCAGATCAATCGCTATGTCGGGGGTACTGAAAGCCTTACAACCGGCACGCATACCGACAGCCAATACAGCTATGGGTTTGGAGATATAGCCATACTTTTCCGCACCAATTCGGTAGGAGAAGCACTCTTCAAATCATTATTAAAATCTGGAATTCCCGTCCATTTTGGGGACGGTACTTCTTTTTTAAAAGAACCTCCGTTTACGGTCGTAGGGGACCTACTTCGATTAGTACAGCAACCCAACGATCGCCTTATTCTCAGTAACATCCTCAAAGAAGTATATGAGTGGAACCAAAAACAAATTACTTCATTGCTTCAATCTTTAACAAAATCCCAAACATCTCTGTTTAGTAAAGCCATAAAAGAAACAATTAGCCAATCTCTGTTCGAAGACCTTACTGATTTATCCAATATATATAAAAAAACCGCCTCACTAACCGAATCTAATCCACAGCTGTTGGACGCTGTAACCACTATCTGTGATCACTTCATCGAAGATGAAAAAATGAGCAAACCCCAGCAATTAAAAAAAGAGACACTCCTGGAGCTTGCCGCAGAATCAGAAGGAGAAATCAGCCGCTTTGTGGAACGGCTCCAGCTTAATCCTTATACAGATGCAGGACGGCTCAAAAAGCAAGCTGTACATCTTCTGACATTTCACTCAGCTAAGGGACTTGAATTTCCGGTCGTTTTTATTGCTGCCGCCGAAGAAGGAGTTACTCCTATATTGCGTGAAGATACTAATATTGAAGAAGAGCGCAGGCTTTTTTATGTAGCCATGACCCGGGCCGAAGATGAGCTTCAAATTACTCATTCCAAGGAGCGCTGGCGCTTTGGAACAAAAGAATCTATGCAGCCTTCCCGTTTTATTGACGAAATTTCGAAGGATTATATCACTAAAAAGGTGTCATTTTTAAAAAAATCATCAGACAGCGAGCAAAATAAGGAAGAACAACTCGGACTTTTTTAG